The DNA region GCGTACAGCTCGCATAAAGCTGCGGGGAGAGCATGCACACAAACGTATTTCCTACGACTGCGAGGCCATTCCGCAGATTGGAGAGTAAATGCTCTTCATTCAGCGGGACGGAGCGGGAGACACGACATGAACGGTCGTGTTCAGCGGCGAGCCTTGCAGCTTGTAGCGCGCACAGCACACCGTGGGGATAAGAGACTCCAGTTCTCCCTTGGTACGCACGCGTGCCGCTTTCGTCCCGTAACTCAcccggtgcagctgctggaagAATAATGAGGCGACCGCGTCGTAGTCGCAGCGAGCGGCACACTTGAGGGTGTAGTATTGTCGGCATTGCACGTCCGTCTCcaccacatacacacagccGGTGCagagcgctgcagcgcgtctgATATACGCCGACGCCAGCACGTCATCTGGGATGCAGCTCAAGAcatgctgcagcaccacaaAGTCGCACATGTCCGTAGGCAGCCTGCTATGGAAGGCAAAGCGGATCTCGATGTTGCCATGCGTGACGCTGCCAGGCAGCTGCAGgttgcgctgcgcagcggctaGGACACGACGCACAGCCAGGCTGCTCATCAAACGCTCCCACTCGCATGAACATCTCACCGTTTCCGGCACCTCCAGCTTGCAGTCCACACACTCCAACTTGCTTTGCGGATCGGGCAGCACAACGAGCACCCGCACCACACCTTCCCTAGTTGGCAGCTCGCCAGTGCGCACGTTCTTCGTTATCTCCTTTGCGTGaagcgcaggcggcggccacTTGTGCTGGGCGTAATCAACCACACAGTCCTCAGTTTGGTAGTCGAATGAGTCGTTGGTCAGCCAGTTCGCTCGCTTTTCGTGTGCGCCAGACGACatgccgtggcggcgtgcCTCCTCAATGCGCTGCTTGCGCTCCATTCTGCGCTTCTGCTCCTCGGGAGGCATGTCTTTGAAATATCGCGTGCCGCCAAAGTTGAAGTCCTTCAGCTTCACGTTGAGCTTGCGAAGTGACATGGCGACGTGCGGCatgtgcagctcctccgcgcacgccgcaTTCAAGTGCACGGCGTACATGGTCCAGAAAGCCTGCTCTTCCTTTGGCAGAGCCACCTCCTTCCCCAGAAGGCCGAGCATGACCTGCTTCCCCACCTCGCAGAGGTCGAAAAAAGCCGAGTTCATCTCGGACTGGTTCTTCCACAAAAAGTCTTTGCGCTCGGGGTTCAGGGCCAGCATGTGCGTCCATTCCCTGCCTACCAGCTCCAGCCACTTGCCGCGTGCCTGCTTCCACAtgtccagcagctgcgcgctgATGAAGTGGGAGAGGAACTCGCTGTTGAGGTACTTCTTCTTTTCTACTGCCGTGGACACCATCAGATTCGTCTCGCTGAACCCACCCAGACGCGAGAGCGGCCTGGACGCGCTGTCACTGTTGGCCTTCAGCTTCTTGTCCTCTCCGCGCAGTGGGATGCCGTCTGAGGTAGACAGCGGTTCCCCAAACATAACCTCAGCCAGTCGACTCCCATCCGCCGTCATGGCGTCGTGAACGCATTGTGCCTCCGATGCGCAGTGCTGCAGGCAATGCGCCACCATCGGCACCCAAAACGGCGAGGGACAGATAGGATATACAGGGGATGGACGGTTTAGGTTTGTGCCGTTCTCTTTAACCCTCACGTTGCTCACCACTGGAGTGAAGCTGTTGTCCTGCTTGGACTTCTCCAACCGGCGCTGGTACTCGGCGTAGCTCGCCGGCTCACCGAGGGCGGCCCGGTAGTAGAATACGCAGGTAAGTCGCTTCCAGTCCTCCCCTGAGAACGACAACTCCACCTCCGTGTTTGAGTGGAAGTGGTGCGAGTCGAATATCATCACATCGCGCGGCTGCATGAGCACGTTAATGCCGAAGTCGTCGAAGGCAAGGGCCAGCCCTTTGAAGTGCCCGTCCAGGCAAGCAATGCAGCTGTAGCCGCCGTCAAAATCGCCAACGTCGGTGTGAGAGGCTGTGCGGAAGCGGGAGTTGATTGTGAGCGTGGAGAACGGGGTTCCGTGAATGCGCACCACATCCGGAATGGCGTCGTTTTGTGCTTTCCACCGCTCCGGTGCGACATGCCTGTAGAGCTCGCTGACGTAATCGACGACAGGGAAGACCGCCGGCCACGCTGCCTCGTGCTCATATGTGAAGGACGTTTTGCGTGACTTCAGCTCCACTGGTGAGCCGCGGTAGTCGAAGTAGCCAGCAATACCGCTCAAGGGTGACTCTCCGCCGAACATCATGCTCCGAAGCGAcgtgcgcacggcagcggatgCCAGCAGCTCCGACGCCATCGATACCGCGTACTTTGGTAGGGCTTCTCGCAGCACAACACCAATGATTTGCCCACGACCATCTTTGATGGTACCGCTATCGTAAAAGTCGATCACAGAGTGCACGTTGTCGTAAAAAGGGTGCGACTTGACGGCTTCCGCGTAGCTCTCTGCCACTTCCTCCGGCGTCCGTGTCTCCCTGGCGGTCGGGAAGTTAAAGATGTCCAGTTTGATCTTCTTTGGGTCAGGCTCCATGGCTAATCAGCCGCCGATAATCCGGCGCCAATTACACAAAACTCAAAACCGTGATGCACGTGTGTCTTcgcgctgcagagcagcgccaTCTTAGCAAAGCTTAGCGCAGtaaagggaaggggaagcAATTACTGCGAGCAGCAATGACGACACAGTTGAGAAGGTctggaagggagagaggagaggccAGCAAGCAGACAGCTCAACGTCTGaaagacacacgcgcagagacTTCCCGAAATGCGACTGACAGTACACCTAAAAGAGAGGAACATGCAACGCAACCGAAAGCGGACGTGAGTGAATCAACAACGAAAGGCGGACAGAGATAGAGAGAAAACTGGGACATCGCAGAGAGGGACAGAACCGCCACAAGCATATAGCTCAAGGACAGAGAGGTATCTCAATACGCAATGCtccacacgcatgcgtgcgccaCGGCTTCCTCTAGCTACTCGGCGTTAGTtgcaccgcacacacacacccacacacacacacgcaaaagcACAAGAAAGATCgtgcgcccccctcccccagcgTCTGGTAAGGGGTTCGTCCTCGATTGCGTCATGCGCTTTCAATGAGTGCTGCGCGTCGAAAACCAGCGGAATcgcggagagcgagaggaggagccggAAAAGGGACGCAATCGGCGCGATCCGCAAGACTTGGCTCAGGTTTAAGGGTCAATGAGCACACGTGCCCATCTGTTACCGACAGGAGCAGAGCAACCCAGCCCCTGCCTTGTTGAAGACCTTCGCCATTTTTGTTTTTATCAGTTTCTTCGTCGACGCCTCTGTGCAGGCGCCACTGAAACGCATACACGCATGAGCGGTCTCACAAAAAACGCCCACGGTTTCCACTGCTGTGCGCTTCTCGTGTCTTCCGTCCACCGTTGCGGCTTTTTGTTCTCCTTTTGACGCTCATCTCACGGAGCCGCGCACAGCGAGATGGGCATGAAGTGGAACGCAAAGGGGGCAGAGTGTACATGGTGTCGTCTTCACATTCAGTGAAAGCAAGAACGCGAGGCGAACAATGAAGCAGAGAGCCACTTGTCTGAGAACTGCACCTGTTCACTTTTACTTGGACTCACGCTTCTCTCCTCCGACAACGCCTCGTCCTGCACGCACCACTGACCCCTTCAAGGACGGAAGATAAAGAACGAGCAAATGGCAACGAGCGCCAGTACCACCGCGATGCCGAAGTAGTTGTTCGCTGCCTTGATGGAAGCCTGCTGAACCTTTTCCGCATCATCTGGGTGCACGTCACCGATGTAGTACCGCgcgagctcctccaccgcgctCTCTGAGTGGCCAACAGCATTGAAGTCGCTCGTGCCATCCTTGCCCGCTACGCTGAGAAGCGTGTCGACGCCTCCCGGGTGCTGATCCACAAACTTTGTGATGTCATACACCTTTAAATCCTTGATGAACCACAGGTCATTTTCCGTGATGTGCTTCTCTACCTCACTCAACGGAATGTAGTTGGGGGTCATTGTCACAAAAGACCGGTCGGGGAAGGGCTGAACCCTGCACACGTCCGAGGCAGAGTTTTCTGTGTAGGTTATAAGGTTCGCTTAACAAAACAAGAGCGGAACCGGTAAGCGAAAAGGAACGAGGACCTAGACAGTATGCAAGGCTGATGAAAGGCAGATATTATTATAATTTCGGATACAACTGTGTGAAGGAAGCCGACAATAAAACACCACTGAGGATTGAAGAGACACGGAGAAGACACCGCTCTCAGATGCGCAGATAAGGACATACGTTGCACGTACAACAACACAGTGAAAGCGCGTACACACAAACATCCACGATCACAGAAAGGTGGGAGGTGAGAAGCAGTGTAGGACGTGGTCAGCCATCGATCATAGGGGCGAGAACATTGGGAGATAAAGCGAggaaagagcagcagcttcagcgcctcACACAGCACTTCAAGAACGCTTACCTACGCAAAACGCCTCACCACTGCGCTCCTTCGTGGTCCCCGAAACGCTACGCGGAGGGAAAGAGGCAGCGGCTCCCCATTTGAGCCGCCACAACAATCACAGGAAAACTTCGTTGGCCAgcgaccgctgcggcgagcAAACTTACGTTCCCTCTCCTCGTTTTGCTCCCACGCCCTCTCGGGCACAGGCGGTCTGCGCGCCGAGGCTATCTTTCGCGTGTCTCCGCAGCGAGACGATACCCATCGGCTCTATTGTGAGACTATGAGGTCGCATCAGAGAAAGAGAGTAACTCCGCGTCCACTTTCCGTATTGGCAGCTTTTGATTTTTTTCGTTCATGAGGACGTCGCGTGTACTGCACACAACGCCTGCTCGGTGCCCTTCCGCTCTTCGCCGCGAAGGGCTTCTGCGGTGGTCCGCACAAAACACATGGTGGTGTTTCTGAAAGTGGTGCTAAGGAGCGTCTCAGAGGAAGGACAAGCGGCGAAGTGGAGGGGGTCAGATgagcacgccgccgcgtgagAAGACGGAGAGCAAACAAAACGACACAACGAAAAACGCAGCAGGACAATCCACACGTGCCAACGCCTCCGGTGCTTTCGGGCTTGACAGCCAAGACTACGAAGTCCAAAAAAGGATGGCGGCGTCGCCACGAGGACAGCAACGGAATTAGAGAAGATAAAACAGGGTTGAGCTGCAAAAAAGTGGGCTGTGCCTCGCGTGATGATGAAAGCATGTTTCACAGCAACCACTATGACGATAGGGTGGACTGCACGCCAACGGAGTTGTCTCGCCTTTCGCTAAACGTTCTATGAGTGTTTCCTCCACTGTATTACAGCAGAGACCAAAGGATACAGCAGACGTACATGCCGATACGAATAAAGACGGCGACGATCccggcgacgctgctccgTGTCCGCTGAAAAGACTTCTTCAGCTGCCACACGTCATCAGGGTGGACATCGCCGATGCAGTgcttctccatctcctccttgGCGGAGTCAGAGTGGCCAACGGACTTGAAGCCGTTGGACGCATCTCCGCCGGCGACTGGGAGGAGGATTCTGGGGCCGCCAGGGTGCTCCTCGGCGAACAACGTGACGTTGTACACATGACGATCCACAATGAACTACAGATCGTCCAACTTGTTGTGCCTCTCAATGTCGACTAAGCGGAAGTACTTGGTAGACATGATGCAAGACTGTTACGTTGGCTGGATGATCTTCTACGTGTCTTGCGACTTGGAACAGTgcagggaggcgagaagaAAGAGGATTTGGAAGAGATGAACCAGCTCATCGAGTCACTGACGGTGCGTCTGGTACACCGTGGTGCACTACAGCTGCTGTCCTTGACTTCCCCATGCGGCAGACGGCTGGAGGCGGAAGCCACGTGGCCACCAAGCGGTTTTGCTAGAGCGGTATCCACATGACTCGCGCATTTTCAAGGTACTCGAATAATGGGGATCCAGGCCGTCCCGGCTGCCTTTGTGTTCCTCACTGGAATGTGTAATACACTTGCTCCGTTGCCGATGTCGTCTTTCGTCAAGTCTCCCTGAGCCAAATAAGAGACGGAGGGAGAGCACGCAACTCCCTCACACAGCTCTGAAGATTTCTCCACGAGGCGCCAACCAACGAACCTGTCACTACACTGATGATTAATCTTTGTTACCTGTTGCGGGCCCGGATAGCCTGCAGAATCGTCCGGAGCCCGACAAAACCCACGCAGTGGGTGGTGGCACGACTCCTCAACAGATCTTCCTTGTACCCTTGGTACGGCAGCGGCTTGGGTAAGCCTGCCTCTTCGTGAAGCCTGCACTCCACTGCGTACAGGTCAGGATTCATGCGGCCATTGAGTACATCCTTCGGTACAAGCTCACTAGTTCCCAAGGCCTGGCGCTTCGCGTCGCGCTCCTTCTTCTGCTTCCGGAAGACGCGCATCTCCACCTTCGACAGATTCGAGTTCAGATCATTAATGCACGCCTTCATTCGACGCTCACGAATGCTCTTTCGGGCACGCCGCACAAGCTTCATGGCTACAACGTTGGCAACAGACGCGATGATAAGAAAAGCGGAAAGGTCGACAAGACACCGTACCCGGTGACGCAGACTATGGGAACCGGGTAGGAGTTGCACGTTACTGATGCCGCGAAAGTGTCTGTGCTGAGTGGGGTAGTCGTTCACGGACGAGCATGCACGCGTGAACACAGCACGAAACAGACAAAGAAacgatggaggaggcgagggacTGAAGTACATTACGAAGGGGGCAGTTCAGGCGTGACAGAGTATTCACTACATTCAAGCGCGTGCAACAACATACGCGTCCGTGCGGGAGCGCGCACTAAGTCGCCACGTGAACGCGCCAACGCCACACATTGAGAAAAAGCGAAAAACGAAACATAACAGCACGAGGCTCATCTGGGCACGCGCGAAGCTGTAATTAGCACTATCGCTGCagtctccctctctttcttttcgttctttCACTCAAGAATGAAACATCGTGGGGAATCATCATAAAACGTCTCTCTGTGGTGAGAGAGCTCTTTACATGGCTGAAGCGAAAACAAAGTaagaagctgcagcaccacaccGGTAAGACAGGGAGAAGCGCCTACTACTTGCCAAAGGCTATCCTCACTCAACCGCAGGGCTGCTTCTCTACTGGTCTCGGCAGAGAAACGACAACAGatacacacgtacacatatACGtatacgcacacgcacgtgtcTGTGccaaagaaagagaaaaacaCCAAGGCAAAGCTCCCGTACCACACTTTACATACCGCTGACACGCTCCTTGTTGGAAGAGAATCGTGGAGTGCACGGTGGCCTcagcaaacaaaaagaaaacgaaactCGAAGCAGAGAGGAGCGACGGAGCCATGCATGAGCATCCCGCGAACCCTCCCGGCGGGCCTCAGTTCTGCTTTGGCGACTTCGACACGCGGGCTCGCACGAAACGAACGTATGGTTTCGGCACAGGAAACGCGTCGAACTGCTTGCACAGCTGCCGGTAGCGGCGCGCACTACATGCAATCTTGGCATCGTACAGGTGCTCAATGTAGTCAACCTCCAGCCGCGAGGTTCCAAAGAGCGGTCGCTGGCGGAACTGCCACGTCAGACTGCGCAAGGAGAGGGCGTTGAGCCACTGACTAAGGAGAAGTCTGTCCCCTGCGTCGGACACCTTGAACTGCACCTCCACGCCACCGGCAGTCACTCTCACCTCAAATGCCAAAGTGCACGCGGAAGGGCGGCACTTTTCCAGCGCATCAGTGACATCCTCAACCTGAATGCCATCAATCCCTTTGTTTTGATGCGTTAAGAGAATGCAAATTGTGTTGACAAAGATAAGATCGCTAACTGTAACACCCTCCAGGAAGTCGCGGAAGAGGGAAAACATATCGCTCTGCACCTTCGCGCTACCAACGCCAAATGTCACTTGCGCCTTCACCTTCTGTGTTTCCCGTTCGCGACGCCGACGATCCCTCGCCTCGGCGTCCATGACAATGTCGCGCACAGGTACCAGCTCCGCGACAAAGGGAACATGCCGGTCTAACTCGCCACGCAGCGCTCGGCAGCGCTCAGGGGAGCAGTAGCGTTGCAGCTTCCCAACCACATACGACGCAAACGACTTCCAGTCACGTTCATTCGCAGCCGTTTCAATGCCACCGGAGAGAATAGCATACTTGAAAGTGGCCGATACCTTTGGCAGCTGCCCATTAAAGGCTTTTACGAGGATCAGTGACAGGAGCTCTCGTTGCTGCGGCCGGTAAGGCACCCGGAACGTGTTTCCGGTACTGCTGGCGATGCACGCCATACCACACGAGTACGGCGTCACCGGCTGGAGGTCGACCGCGACAACGCATTGCAGGCCTAGTGGTGGGGCCTGTcggtgcagcgcagcccCGATGACATCCTCCACATCCACCACAGTCGTGGCGAAGGGCTCAATCATGTGCGACTCGCACGGGTACACGTAGTTCTGTCCGTCGCCTTCAGGCCCCTTCGCTTTGTAGCGCTCCTCGTACTCCCGTGTAACGGCGACTGTGCGTCGCAGCTCACGCGAAAGCAGCTGGTTCATCGTTTCCCACTCGCCAACAAGGTTGGTCCGAGCAGACGACTCCCCCTGCTCCATTTGCTGGCAATGGGAGCATAGTGCGCTTTCACATTGACGCTGCTCAAGCTCGacctccaccgccgtcttTTTCTTCGGCCGAGCAGTCGCAGAagccttcttcgcctttttCTTCGGCTTCTTCACCGGCaccctcgccttctcctccgccatTAGCGCCATTAGCTGACGGAACGCGCCGCTTTCGTCGCACTCCACGGttgcccgctgcgcctgctcctctATGTACACTGCCAACGACTCGAACCCAAAGGCCGGTGGCTGCCGAAGGCCCAGTGCACCACCGTAGCCGCTAACGTAGATGAAGTTGGACTTCGTTGTATCTGTCTGCGAGACGGCACGTAGCATCGTTGCCATGTCGGGGTCCTCCAGCGTCGTCACCTCGTAGCCTTGCTGTCggagcgcctcctcgagcgGTCTTGTGTCACTGTCGATGGCCGGCACGCCAGGACACCGCGGATGGTGCAGTGTGATGAGCAGCGCGCATAGTGACCCCTTCGTCTTGACGGCTGCATTCATACGAAGCGTGCGGATTTCCTCGACCTTTCGGTCGTTCaagctgcgctgctcgcTTCGCCGCGCGGCCTCGCGCTTCCCTAGGCAGCCACGCCAGTTCCGCTGAATCAACAGAGCAGCGTtcccgcgcacgccgtcaaACAGCTTCTTGTTGAAGACAGAcacagctgccgcttcgTTCGCCGACATATGCGGGCGGACGCGCTGAATCAGATGCAGCGTCGAGCCGAACTCGGCATTCAACAGATGCGCGTGAAGCACCGCAGGCAAGAACCACGGCCGTCCGCTGTTCTGCAGGCTGCGAATGATGTCGTCGGTGAGTACGGACCTGGGCCCGGAATTCAGCGGCCCCAACTTGGCGGTAACGTACGGCTTCAGCGTGTCGCTGAGGAGCACCGACTCCGCACCTTCAATCATACGATTCAGCATGAGCTCGCGCCGGCCCCGCATTCCCTCGACCATGTACGGGTAGTGCCACCTCAGCATGTTGCAGTCGTACACCGCGTCAGCCGGCCGTTCCGGCTCGCGGATGTGAAATATGGAAGCAAGACAGTCACCAATGCGCACGGTAATCAGCAAGTGCCCCCGCGGCGCAGTTGCCCTCAGTACTGTGTTGATGGACTCCTCCAGCCGCGTCACACTGTCGAATGCATGGTAGCACTCCGCAGGAAGTCCGTACCACGACTTCCATTGCGCCTCTGTGTGTTTGGGGAGAATGTGTGGTGTGCGCTCGAGCTCGCGGAACTTCCCCGACAGCACATCGTACAGCGTCTCGCGCACAATATTCTCCTCGTCGAACGTGCACGTgaacaccaccgccgcaacGGAAACGTCGTTGCTCTTAAAGGTCCGCATGTCAGGCACGGCTCCGTGATCGAGGTCCTGGGAATCGTTGGCGGGGCCGGGAATCCAAACTACGTCGTTGCGGCGCACGACGTTCGTCGCGGAGTTGATCAGCAGCCCGTGGTTGTGATGATGCGAGCGGTCCTGCAGCACGTAAGCGCCGGGGCCCTCGTTCATCTCCAGAGTCACGTAGGGGTATCCGCGCAAGGAGAGGTAGAAATGGTCGATCTGACCAGTGAAAGGGCGTTGGATCTTCCAGTTACGTACGTTGTGTCCGCCGACCGCGATCCAGTTGTCGTAGCTCACGAATCGCGTCGGGCCTTCCCTCGACACGAAGAGCAGATCCTGCAGCACATCATCCACCTTGACGCTGAACTTGTTGGCCTCACTGTCAATGCACCGCCACACGAGCTTGTGCCACTCGCCATCCATCAAGTTCTGCCGCTCGGTGCCGCGGAGTAGCGCAGAGCAGCAGGCACCGAACGCATCCGCAACGTAGAAGGTCGTGTGGAGCTCATGGTAGCGTAGCCGCTCCTTTGTGATGACTGGTTCCGAGTTCAGCACGATGCCGAGCTCTTGCATTTGGAAGTTTCTATCCGTCACACCCAAGAGCGTCATCATCCGCGACGAGACGTCGGTGCGGAAGCACAACTCTATTCGCCAGTTGTGCATGAGAGGGCCAAAAAGCGGCAGCGTTCCGACGTTCATGACTAGGTTGCCGTCAAACCAcggagcgctgcgc from Leishmania major strain Friedlin complete genome, chromosome 9 includes:
- the JBP1 gene encoding putative DNA J-binding protein, whose protein sequence is MEPDPKKIKLDIFNFPTARETRTPEEVAESYAEAVKSHPFYDNVHSVIDFYDSGTIKDGRGQIIGVVLREALPKYAVSMASELLASAAVRTSLRSMMFGGESPLSGIAGYFDYRGSPVELKSRKTSFTYEHEAAWPAVFPVVDYVSELYRHVAPERWKAQNDAIPDVVRIHGTPFSTLTINSRFRTASHTDVGDFDGGYSCIACLDGHFKGLALAFDDFGINVLMQPRDVMIFDSHHFHSNTEVELSFSGEDWKRLTCVFYYRAALGEPASYAEYQRRLEKSKQDNSFTPVVSNVRVKENGTNLNRPSPVYPICPSPFWVPMVAHCLQHCASEAQCVHDAMTADGSRLAEVMFGEPLSTSDGIPLRGEDKKLKANSDSASRPLSRLGGFSETNLMVSTAVEKKKYLNSEFLSHFISAQLLDMWKQARGKWLELVGREWTHMLALNPERKDFLWKNQSEMNSAFFDLCEVGKQVMLGLLGKEVALPKEEQAFWTMYAVHLNAACAEELHMPHVAMSLRKLNVKLKDFNFGGTRYFKDMPPEEQKRRMERKQRIEEARRHGMSSGAHEKRANWLTNDSFDYQTEDCVVDYAQHKWPPPALHAKEITKNVRTGELPTREGVVRVLVVLPDPQSKLECVDCKLEVPETVRCSCEWERLMSSLAVRRVLAAAQRNLQLPGSVTHGNIEIRFAFHSRLPTDMCDFVVLQHVLSCIPDDVLASAYIRRAAALCTGCVYVVETDVQCRQYYTLKCAARCDYDAVASLFFQQLHRVSYGTKAARVRTKGELESLIPTVCCARYKLQGSPLNTTVHVVSPAPSR
- a CDS encoding putative cytochrome b5-like protein, coding for MTPNYIPLSEVEKHITENDLWFIKDLKVYDITKFVDQHPGGVDTLLSVAGKDGTSDFNAVGHSESAVEELARYYIGDVHPDDAEKVQQASIKAANNYFGIAVVLALVAICSFFIFRP